The following are from one region of the Corylus avellana chromosome ca1, CavTom2PMs-1.0 genome:
- the LOC132184525 gene encoding protein GRAVITROPIC IN THE LIGHT 1 yields MTDTDGSSKPPQISEMFQKFAQAFKSKTFEFFADIEAVEDSDGFYILDSAEEVITDQKVVVIKPDPIHGTPLPAQPSPSPVPAPPPSVIARPLGRTQSKTINTQMAQTLISSIFASISSFEASYFQLQAAHVPFVEESVKEADRALVSHLQRLSEFKQFYKDCCRNSDFGSDLPIGSCLEAQVQENQSKLRTLGTVSNRLQLEIDQKDNEVLALRKTLGEIQKSNLKLAKRLSGNLNSCCEVLFTVRVFDSVLHDACRATHRFTKTLIELMRKAMWDLDLAANSVYSDIEYAKKEHNRYAFLSYVCLLMFRGFDLEGFGVGEKEFVSNGHFSNSEEHLTSLKQLLEHVSSNPMELLSMNRNCEFSKFCENKYQELIHPTMESSIFSNLDPNKAILNSWKSLSVFYESFVRMASSIWTLHKLAFSFDPIVEIFKVEKGVDFSMVYMEDVTRRCMLPGKTRAKVGFTVVPGFKIGRTVIQSQVYLSGLKCTE; encoded by the coding sequence ATGACGGACACGGATGGGTCCTCAAAACCCCCACAAATCTCTGAAATGTTCCAAAAATTCGCCCAGGCTTTCAAGTCCAAGACCTTCGAGTTCTTCGCCGACATCGAAGCTGTTGAAGACTCCGATGGCTTTTACATCCTTGACTCCGCCGAAGAAGTCATCACCGACCAGAAGGTCGTGGTCATCAAACCGGACCCAATTCACGGTACCCCTCTGCCCGCAcaaccatcaccatcaccagtACCAGCACCGCCACCGTCAGTGATAGCAAGGCCGTTGGGGCGGACCCAGAGCAAAACCATCAATACCCAGATGGCCCAGACCCTGATTTCTTCGATTTTCGCTAGCATTTCCTCGTTTGAAGCTTCGTACTTTCAGTTACAGGCTGCCCACGTTCCGTTTGTGGAGGAAAGTGTGAAGGAGGCGGATAGAGCTTTGGTCTCACACCTTCAAAGGTTGTCCGAGTTCAAGCAATTCTATAAGGATTGCTGTAGAAACTCTGATTTTGGTTCTGATTTGCCAATTGGGTCTTGCTTGGAAGCTCAGGTGCAAGAGAATCAGAGCAAGCTGCGCACACTCGGGACCGTCTCAAACCGGTTACAGTTGGAGATTGATCAGAAAGACAACGAGGTTTTGGCTTTGAGGAAGACGTTGGGTGAGATTCAGAAGTCCAATTTGAAGTTGGCGAAGAGGTTATCGGGTAATTTGAATTCATGTTGTGAGGTTTTGTTCACTGTTAGAGTATTTGATTCTGTTTTACATGATGCTTGTAGAGCAACACATAGGTTTACTAAGACTTTGATTGAATTGATGAGAAAAGCTATGTGGGATTTGGATTTGGCTGCCAATTCTGTATATTCGGATATTGAGTATGCAAAGAAAGAACATAATCGGTATGCTTTTTTGTCatatgtttgtttgttgatgTTTAGAGGATTTGATTTAGAGGGGTTTGGAGTGGGTGAGAAGGAATTTGTGTCTAATGGGCATTTTTCGAACTCAGAAGAGCATCTTACTTCTTTGAAGCAATTACTCGAGCACGTATCTAGCAATCCTATGGAGTTGCTAAGTATGAATCGGAACTgtgaattttcaaaattttgtgaGAATAAGTATCAGGAGCTTATCCATCCTACCATGGAATCATCGATTTTCAGTAATTTGGATCCAAACAAAGCGATATTAAATTCGTGGAAGTCATTGAGTGTGTTCTATGAGTCATTTGTCAGAATGGCAAGCTCGATATGGACCCTACATAAGTTGGCCTTTTCGTTTGATCCCATAgttgaaatttttaaagttgAGAAAGGGGTGGATTTCTCGATGGTGTACATGGAAGATGTCACAAGGAGATGTATGTTGCCAGGTAAAACTAGAGCAAAGGTGGGGTTCACAGTGGTTCCGGGTTTTAAAATCGGCAGGACAGTAATTCAGTCTCAGGTTTATTTAAGTGGCTTGAAATGTACAGAATAG